Proteins encoded within one genomic window of Paraburkholderia sp. HP33-1:
- a CDS encoding ABC-F family ATP-binding cassette domain-containing protein, whose translation MISVRNLTLRRGVNVVLDRASVTFTPGEKIGLVGRNGAGKSSFFGLLNGTLHEDGGEFSIPAAWKMGQVAQEMPETEQSATDFVIEGDTVLLAAQTEVAAAEASDDGMRMAHAYMALHDAGAHDAPARAQALIQGLGFSAAQLSQPVNSFSGGWRMRLQLARALMCPSDLLLLDEPTNHLDLDALVWLEAWLKRYQGTLVVISHDREFLDAVTQVTVHVDNAKLVRYGGNYSKFEDMRAEQLVLQQAAMARQADKIAHLQKFIDRFKAKASKAKQAQSRVKALERMEKIAPVLADAEFNFEFKEPLNVPNPLLSMLDASFGYAAPTGAPPGTPPTVVVRGINRSVLAGQRIGILGANGQGKSTLVKTVAHELAPIAGEISEGKGLNIGYFAQQELDVLRPLDTPMEHMIRLAKDTPPHMRAPGQSGTEQSLRTFLGTFNFSGDMVHQAVNTMSGGEKARLVLCMIVWQRPNLLLLDEPTNHLDLATREALAMALNEFEGTVMLVSHDRALLRAVCDEFWLVTKGGVEPFDGDLDDYQQFLRDEARRMREQAAGEQKVIA comes from the coding sequence ATGATTTCCGTCCGTAATCTCACGCTGCGCCGCGGCGTCAATGTCGTACTCGACCGCGCCTCCGTCACCTTCACCCCCGGCGAAAAGATTGGCCTTGTCGGCCGCAATGGCGCCGGCAAGTCATCCTTCTTCGGCCTTCTCAACGGCACGCTGCACGAAGACGGCGGCGAGTTCTCGATTCCCGCAGCATGGAAGATGGGCCAGGTCGCGCAGGAGATGCCGGAGACCGAGCAGAGTGCGACCGACTTCGTAATCGAGGGTGACACCGTACTGCTGGCTGCGCAGACCGAAGTAGCCGCCGCTGAGGCCAGCGACGATGGCATGCGCATGGCGCACGCCTACATGGCCCTGCACGACGCCGGTGCACATGATGCCCCCGCACGTGCCCAGGCGCTGATCCAGGGCCTTGGCTTCAGTGCTGCGCAGCTCAGCCAGCCGGTCAACAGTTTCTCCGGCGGCTGGCGCATGCGACTGCAACTGGCGCGCGCGCTCATGTGCCCGTCCGACTTGCTGTTGCTCGACGAGCCGACCAATCACCTCGACCTCGACGCGCTGGTCTGGCTGGAAGCGTGGCTTAAGCGCTATCAAGGAACCTTGGTAGTGATCAGCCACGATCGCGAATTCCTCGACGCGGTGACGCAGGTGACGGTGCACGTCGACAACGCCAAGCTCGTGCGTTATGGCGGCAACTACAGCAAGTTCGAAGACATGCGCGCTGAGCAACTGGTGTTGCAGCAGGCCGCGATGGCCAGGCAGGCGGACAAGATCGCCCACCTGCAGAAATTCATCGACCGTTTCAAGGCCAAGGCCTCGAAGGCGAAGCAGGCGCAGAGCCGGGTCAAGGCACTCGAACGCATGGAGAAGATCGCACCAGTGCTTGCCGACGCAGAGTTCAACTTCGAGTTCAAGGAGCCGCTCAACGTCCCGAACCCGCTGTTGTCGATGCTGGACGCGAGCTTCGGCTACGCAGCGCCGACCGGCGCACCGCCGGGCACGCCGCCGACGGTCGTCGTGCGGGGCATCAACCGATCCGTGCTGGCCGGGCAGCGCATCGGCATTCTCGGCGCCAACGGCCAAGGCAAGTCCACTCTGGTGAAGACGGTGGCGCACGAGCTGGCGCCGATTGCCGGCGAAATCAGCGAAGGCAAAGGCCTGAACATCGGCTACTTCGCACAGCAGGAACTCGACGTGCTGCGTCCGCTCGACACGCCGATGGAACACATGATCCGCCTTGCCAAGGACACGCCGCCGCACATGCGCGCGCCCGGCCAGAGTGGTACCGAACAATCGCTTCGCACCTTCCTCGGCACCTTCAACTTCAGTGGCGACATGGTCCATCAGGCGGTCAACACGATGAGCGGCGGCGAAAAGGCGCGGCTCGTGTTGTGCATGATCGTGTGGCAGCGCCCCAATCTGCTGCTGCTCGACGAGCCGACCAACCACCTCGACCTGGCCACACGCGAAGCGCTAGCCATGGCGCTCAACGAATTCGAAGGCACGGTGATGCTGGTCAGTCACGACCGGGCCCTGTTGCGCGCCGTATGTGATGAGTTCTGGCTCGTCACCAAGGGTGGCGTCGAGCCCTTCGACGGCGATCTGGACGATTACCAGCAGTTCCTGCGCGACGAAGCCCGTCGCATGCGCGAGCAGGCCGCCGGGGAGCAGAAGGTCATCGCCTGA
- a CDS encoding helix-turn-helix transcriptional regulator: MIPTSLALIAPKIDARVLNDAQEALARKFRLTGRYRSKGSDVAKEVVLNPLGLVVRGPVQYLIVTMFDYTDVQQIALHRLTNTTVLSEPRKSPPGFDFQQYVQGAGQYHSQGPIRLVAWFDPVAVEHLRETPLSFDQTIKPVGDSTLFEVSATVENDEPLRWWLLGFGSRVEVREPHDLRAEFSVHAKQLAARYIV, from the coding sequence GTGATTCCCACGTCGCTTGCTCTTATAGCGCCCAAGATTGATGCGAGAGTGCTGAATGACGCGCAGGAAGCGCTGGCACGCAAATTCCGCCTCACGGGCCGATATCGCTCAAAAGGCAGCGATGTGGCAAAGGAAGTAGTGTTGAATCCGCTTGGGCTTGTTGTCCGAGGACCCGTGCAGTATCTGATCGTCACCATGTTTGACTACACCGACGTTCAGCAAATCGCACTTCACCGACTTACAAACACGACAGTTCTCTCCGAGCCGCGCAAATCTCCGCCAGGGTTCGACTTTCAGCAATACGTTCAAGGTGCTGGCCAATATCACTCGCAGGGACCTATACGATTGGTCGCGTGGTTTGACCCGGTAGCGGTGGAACATTTACGAGAGACACCGCTTTCGTTCGATCAAACTATCAAGCCCGTAGGCGACAGTACGCTTTTTGAAGTTTCGGCAACAGTGGAAAATGATGAACCCTTGAGGTGGTGGCTGCTCGGCTTTGGCAGTCGTGTCGAAGTGCGGGAACCACATGATCTTCGAGCAGAGTTTTCGGTACACGCAAAACAACTGGCTGCTCGCTACATCGTCTAG
- a CDS encoding IclR family transcriptional regulator, with the protein MKQSADPGSIERTFELLRLLATAGRYGLALTQISESANLPHSTVHRLLRRLIKERMVVQRESNKRYTLGALAFELGLAASQIYDLRQPCRPILTQLAEEIGDTVYLTVRSGNESVCEDRYEGPSAIRVMTLEVGSRRPLGLGAGGLAILSAIPEDEREETIDYLTHRYGTYKALHEKTLRNAIDACKRQGFSLIHSQVTLGTTAVGVAILDTLDNPVAAVSVAAVDNRMSDSRVITLSRQLQSAAASIKKAIHSFPIRS; encoded by the coding sequence GTGAAACAGAGCGCAGACCCCGGTTCCATCGAACGCACATTCGAGCTGCTGAGACTTCTCGCAACCGCCGGCCGCTATGGGCTAGCGCTCACCCAGATCTCCGAATCGGCCAACTTACCCCATTCCACCGTACATCGGCTCCTACGTCGGTTGATCAAGGAGCGCATGGTCGTCCAGCGTGAATCGAACAAGCGCTACACACTCGGCGCACTCGCGTTCGAACTCGGGCTCGCAGCCTCCCAAATCTATGATCTGCGGCAACCGTGCCGTCCAATCCTGACGCAGCTTGCAGAAGAGATTGGCGACACCGTCTACCTCACGGTCCGCAGCGGCAATGAATCTGTCTGCGAAGACCGTTACGAAGGTCCGTCGGCGATTCGCGTCATGACGCTGGAGGTCGGGAGTCGTCGCCCGCTCGGACTCGGCGCGGGCGGCCTCGCCATCCTCTCGGCGATACCCGAGGACGAACGCGAGGAAACCATCGACTATCTCACCCACCGTTATGGCACGTACAAGGCACTTCATGAAAAGACCCTGCGCAACGCGATCGATGCCTGTAAGAGGCAGGGCTTTTCGCTGATTCACAGCCAGGTCACGCTGGGGACAACCGCGGTCGGCGTCGCGATCCTCGACACGCTGGACAATCCGGTTGCGGCGGTCAGCGTGGCTGCCGTGGACAACCGCATGTCGGATAGCCGAGTAATCACCCTTTCCCGTCAACTGCAATCCGCTGCCGCAAGCATCAAGAAAGCAATCCACAGCTTCCCGATCCGTTCTTGA